ttttttggtatggcttttcttttccccttccgtgtattatcatcaatggcattatcacccaagttgattacatcattccggctaacttgggtatctaccagataatcttcttcaagataatcctgatctgagatatcaggttcgccgccgtcttcaacatgtggtgcaggtggcgaattttgtacttgtacttgtgatgatgtaccttcctgattttcaccagtaccacaatcttttctaatgccaaagtacgaagacaacactctgctttttgttggcctctcttgaccttccccacattcaggtttcctacccctcttcctgttcgacatctccaacgaaataaaggctaccaaaaaaatatcaatttgctgaagaagcaataatagactataatgtataataaaccattcaaaaatatgatcactcacctttaggctttaggtcactagcagtcgccaatacaatcaacaacaatgattttccttggtctgaaacttcgctactgattagaattcagagcctagaacccaccagattgtgttgagatagatctgatctttgcatgtatttataccaatccttatatggcgaattccgcgggaattttatatggtatacaaatatttggcgaatcccgcgtaactataacacgacttgtgtaattttcgaggcgattataggtcgtccaaataataggcgaatacaatatagttggcgaaagttggggtgaatggagacacgcgtcggcaagatgtcgggcgaattgggtccccctggctaacaaatcttcacatgcctataggcgaattaaggtcatctattaaggcaacctcggagagtgtacgcgaaacaattaaatttaccgtgtgtccaccatatattgtattggcgaaatcatctcatagaaacatttaattgcataaaacatatggcgatcgggccatgactttgacggaaattgataatgttctggtgacatggccacccctagacggtacaaaatattcgccatttctgacatggccgacgtgaaaaattcgccattggcgaatattcgccactaaagtaaactctgttGGGGAACAACTTTAGGGGAACATGTCAATAACAAGGATCAAGTTCTCTTTGGTCAAACCCCTGAGAGATTAGTTTTATAGATTTGGGCAAAAGATTCAAAGACAAACAATCACATGTAGAATACCTGAGATGACATATGCCGATGTAATTCCTTGACGATACTCTATATTCTTTTTTATCTCCCTTACAAATCAAACTCTACTAGAGTTCAATATGAATGCCCTAGGTTATTTGAAATGAATGAGTGGATTTACTTAAATACTATAACTATGCACACAAATAAACACAATGTGTGCTCATTTTGAATAATGAAAAGGTTGGCAAgactttgattttaattttaaatttacatttataaaAGTGACTTTCACAATTGAAAAATGATTTATGTCAATTCACACCCAAAATCTAAtttaaaatgatgacaaataaattcgtaaatcaaaattattatttttaaataaatgataccTAATATCATGAACTATATTTACGCAAAAACATATTGATTACAAATtaattattgcatttaaaacacTTTAAATTTACCTTAAAACCAAGACAGCTTTATATGAGGACATCAATCATTAGAAATATACAGGgtgtaatatatataattaaaaaatggtCGCACGCGTTTATTTCTAATAACACGTAAAAACACATAAAAGTTCGATTTTAACAATATATACAATGAGCAGTTCAAGGCTACGTAATGAAATTACTACATACACCAACCAGTCAAACCAAGGACAACATATACAGAGCTAAGATTTGCATTAGCTATGGCTTCTGCAGAAGAGGAATAAGAGGTGAAGTTATTCCCAGGGAGGAATAGAACACTCAACAGGTTGTGTGGAGAATCGAGATTTATCAGAGCAGTAATCATACACCATGAATTTGCTCTTCACCCATCTGTAATCTTCCTTGTGCTTCTCATTCAAACTCCATGCAACTGGctcatcccaccatttctcattacTGGTAGCAATACATGCAGGGAATGAATCCTCCCATTTGCAGCCCAGAGCATGGAATTTCTTGTAAGAAGAAACAAAAGGAGCTGCTGCCCAGTTTGTTTTTTCCAATCCACCTCTGGTAGCCCAGTCATCTGCATTCCAAATGCTTGAAAACATGTACATCCCCTGTTCTCTTGGAAACACATGGGTTGTAGCCTTGGTGTGCCTGTGCACTCTCACTGGAATTTGGTCCACAAAAAACCTGCAAAACCCAACAATTTCAGCCTAAGGAAGGCATGAACTCACTTACAAACTCTGAAAAACAAATAACTCAAAGAATGTCAGACATACACTATCTGATGAGAGTTCCAGAGGATTGAGTAGGTGTGAAATTCCTGAGTGGGGTCAAACCAGAGAATATGCCTCTGCTCTCTCCCACCCACACCTTTGGCATAGATGTTGGTCTGCAGGGCATATGGCTGTCCACTTCTATTACCCAAGAATTCAAAGTCCAGTTCATCTCTATTCATGTCATTGTTAGAAGACATCTGTACACAGTAGAGTAGAAACCACCCATATCAATTCCACAGTGTCAAATCATAGTATATTTAAATAcattagatttccacaattcatAATATTGTGCAAATTAGTTTCTAGATTTGATTACGTTGAATTCATTTTGTCTCTTTAAATCTTTATTACTCAGACTATGAATCACAGAAAAAGTTGATGCAAAATAAATTTGACATGTTGAGTCCAGAAACTAATTTGCTGCATCTTATATTTCTTAAACAATGGAAGCTAACAGTTTAGAGCTTTTCCCAAATGGTAAACACATCAGATTTGCACAATCCATAATATTAAGCAGATTAGTTTCTTGATTTCAGATTATGTAGAATTTATTTTGTAGAATTTATTTTGCCTGCTTAACTCTGTATCACCCTAATGATAAATCacagtgtgatctgaaatgttgatacaAAATAAGTTTGAAATGGTAGAATCCATTTGCTTCCCTATTATATTTCTTAAACAATGAAAGTGATCAGTTCAGAGCTTTTCCCAAATTGGAAAGCTAAAAACTTACATAGTAAGCAGTGACCACGCCTGCAGAGTCCCCTGGCACAAGCTTAAGCTTCATACTGAACCATCCAAACCTGTACTTATGCTTTGACTGGAATCCAGATCCTGCACATAGATATATATTCAACACTTCATTTAGATTTCAAAGTTACAATAATTTTACACTTCATCTACATCAAACAAGATTACACATAAACCAAAATAACCAACCTGATATCTGATCAAGACTGAGATGCCATACATGACCATTTTCAGAGGTCCTAACATGGTCCTCTGCCCACATCACCTTAAAATTTTCATCAAACACCTTGGCAGACCCATCCTCATCCTCACAACTCACAGAGGTCACAGAGCTCAAAACCAACAAGGACAACACCACCAAACCCAACTTCATGCTTGTGACCTTTCAAGAACAAACTTCCTTCTTTCTTTGCTGTATCACAAGACTGAAGCCATGGGGTATAAATAGGGGCTGCTGATCCACCGCTCTTCATCCTGGACTGAAGATACTCACGGGAATGGAATGAGTTGGGCTAATGCATAGGATTGATATGCAGAACAGCCCAAGCCAGCTAAGACTGATGTGAAAGCCCACTGTAGAAATAAAGAGAGATGGGCGAATGAATGGAGGCAGGGCCCTCAGGATTTACTTTCTCAAATCCAAATGCATTTATCCCCATTATTAAGTTTTCTGAGATTCTGCACAAAGCCAAAACAAAAGTATTGATGATGGGGAGGGTCCCTCTATTCCGTGCATTCTCATGACTTGTAATCAAAGGCATTGAAGGATTGGCTAAGGGCTTGGACCTTAGCAATTCAATTATTGAGATTACTCCTTGGACTCCTAAACTCCCCATTAAACTCTGATGAGAATCCACGGTAAATTGAAATGGGTATTATACCTAAGCTAAGCTCTCCCTGCTTTTGCTAGAGTTGCCCCCACAATGGCGCGCATACCAAGGTTGGGTGATTATCAATCCTGACACTACTAGCCGTTGTTGTTTTGTGTAAAAGTAAGAAACACTAGGGTGTACATTTTTGACGATTCCAAGGGTGGGTGTAATCTGAACAGAGATGCTGTGAACAGAGATGCTGTCATCCTTATATAGAATGGTAAAAAAATCTCAATGAggttttattttcattttgtatgcaagtttttggatttgattgtgtgtaaattttttcattaatgtttcggatcacattctgtgattcatcatcacgaTGTATGAGAGTTCAAGGAAACgtaagatcttttattttcttgctttttttttttcaatcttttcAAAAATGATAGACAATGATTTCTTTTGTAAGTTATCATGAGGTATTTTTTGAATATCATTGTATGTGGAGTATTTTAtgatatattgttattttgattcAATCTTGTTTGAATATAGAAAATACATATTCTTTCTTTCTAACTCTCTTTAGGGACCTTTCAACTATTTGTCACACATTTGAGTTGGTGTCAACTAGTTCTTAGTTGGACTATGAGTATCTTCGTTTTCCATTTGATTTTCACCCTATCTAGGTTTTTGACCATATTCATAAATAGGATTGAACCTGATCATATAGTATTTGCTTTTTTCATTCCAAGTTGTTTTTCCAGCACACTTAATTTAAGCTTTTCACTCACATTAATTTTAATCTTTTAATTGATGCTTCACAATTTGATATCCCACTTATTAATTCATAATTTTTCTTCATCCATGTCCACTTTTTTGACTCCTCTCCCATTATTGCTTTTAGCAATCTATCCCCCTCCATCTTCTCTATTAACTTAATGTGGTCTACAAATCAAATCATTATTATTGTCTCGATTGGAAAGGTACTTATTCCCACTAGTATTATTTTAAAATTCCTCACGTTCTCTATTTTCTTCATGTAGCTTGGAAATCAAAacattattgttgtttctattgGAAATATACTTATTTCTACTAAGATTATTTTATATTGGATTGACACTTAATCTTGAAGTTGCTCATAATTaagtgtttatgatttttttttctaatttgtctCAATCTTACACTGAGTAGACCACTACCCCAAATATCACATCCATAAACTACCACAAGCACTACTAGCAATTAAAAAAAGACTATAGTGATTTTTTAGTTCCACAAATAACATCTTTGAACCTATTTTGTAGAGATTATAGTGCTCTCCCCCACCTTGAGTTCTCTTCATTATGCAAGTTTCCTAGCTACATTTTTTAGTGAAATCAAGCAACAAGTGTTTATATTTTGTGATTGTCTCAAGTAGGTTTCCctcaacatgatttttttttccttcaaCATGAGAAGATCAAAATCATAGTTTTTTTAGTGTTGACTTACATCTCAACTTATTTACAAAAGAGCTCTAAGGATTTCAAAAGATTTGAAACATGTTGCTATGTTGATTGCCATTTCATTTTTTGCAATCTAAAACCTCATATATTGCTTGTGTAGGTATTTTTTTTACCACTTGTATAAATCTacccttttcttttttctttttgagtATCATCACCCCTTCATGTTGATGTAGGAACATTTTCAAGTTGGCACAAGTTTTGCATAATTAAAAAATAGATATCTACCTTCCCATTTGGGAGCTTATCTTGTGTGTGTACCCTATGTTGTGGTGGTAGTTTTCCATGTGGTGGCTTAATTTCCTACATCATGCTGTGTTGGGTAACTTTTGGTACCCAACATAGTCTATTGCCTATCAACACACCCAATTCATTCTACCATAGGAAATTTCTTGTGTGTGGaagattcatcattgatcctttgCACAATTCAATTCCTTCATGTGTACTTCACAGTGATCAACTAATGTCAAATGTTAGGGAATTTTCTATTTTATTAGAATATTTCAATTAGATCTTTTAGGTTAGCATGCCAATTCTAGAGTAAGATGAATGTTAGTTTAAATTTATTAGATAATGTCCAAATTATTCTTTATTATATGGAACTCTATTGGTCGAGCTACTATTTTGATCGTGTTTTTAGAAACTAATTTCTATCATATGTGACATCAATACAAGTGGCATATGTTATATGATGAGAACTTTTGTTCATTTGAATGCATTGGCTAGGTTGTGGTTGGCTATATTAAAGACATAATTAGGATTTTAGTAGAGCTCAGAGTATAATTATAGTTGTAGGACCCTTGCATGAATATCTCTAGGATTGGGAATTGATGTGATTTAGGTTTCACATATTGGTGGCCCTATATTATTTCCactatttttaatcattttttaaatgTTTGTTATTTTCTCCTTATTTTAATTGTATTTGTCTCCTTTGAGTGCTTGTTTAATTGTGGTCAATTCAACTCTCAAGCAACTATTGCACTAGTTTGGTATTGAACCTTTATCATTTGAGTCTTAAAGGCAAACTCACGATAGCTCCATTAATAAATATTTTGTGTAAGCTATTATTATATAGGGGAGCCAATGAAGATGGTTCACATAGTAAGAAGAAGAGGTACAAGAAACCAACAAGAATCATGTGTTGTAAATATAGTTGATGTATTGGAAAACATTCATGCTCAATTTAAAGCTATTGAAACCACACAATGAAGAAGTTTTGTGGTGATAGATGATATTAGTGAAGATGAGAGAGAAAACCATGACATACAAGGAGGTATTGTAGATGTTTATGGTGAAGAGTACAAGAATACAAGAAAAATtcaccatttctttgtttaagtctAGGATAAATCCAAGGTTTGATCTTCCTAACTAATAAGAAAGCTTAAATCTATAAGAGTTAATTCACTAGATCAATGAGTTGAAGATACAATTTGAGTTTAAAGTAATTGAGGACTTAAGAAGAGTCAAACATGCTAacaaaaatttgaaagaaaatgttgccTTGTAGTGTGACTTGGTCTAGAAAATTTATGCGCAAGAGGATAAGCACGAAACCTTGTAGTAGGATCACATCGTGGCCAATTTGAAGAGGAACTTTGTGCCAACAAAATATGTGTTGGATCTACACAAGAAATGTCATATATTGTACATtctttccttctgcattatgttgtgctagtaacaCCCCTAAGGTCATAGCCGTAGCTAATATGTATAATAAAAAGGGCATGTCTAGAGATGGTGGTGTCATCAGGTAGTCCTTAAGTTGCTAGAATGCTTGTTGGTAGTTCTCTTCCTATTTGAAGTGgacattcttatgtagcagatgtgtgaagggatgacatttatcggccaattgtgcaatgaatcgaTGGATTGACTGTAGCTTCCCTTGTAATGTTCTCAATTGGATGacgttcttaggaggtggcatctccatgattgattttatctttgcatgatcaacctcaattcctttgttcgatacaatgtatcctaggagcttcttgAAAGTCACTCCAAAGACACCAACCAACTATGTGTTGGATCTACACAAGAAGATCCAAAACCTATTCTAATGAGAAACATCAATGGAGGAATATACGAATTCTATAGAATATGCATACATGGTGATGTGGAATACAACATTGAGAAAGTGATAAGGTGTGAAAATAGATTATGCATCTACATCTAGGATGAGACGTGTTTGCTTACCATTGGGTTTGTTGAGGAGGCATACTGACTTGTGCTCAAATTGAAAAAGGTTGtcccattaaaaaaaaaaaggtaataGGGAAATGAATGGGAAGAGTGAGTAGAGAATAGGAAGGAATAACTCTGTACATAGGGAACGCAAAAAAAT
The nucleotide sequence above comes from Cryptomeria japonica chromosome 11, Sugi_1.0, whole genome shotgun sequence. Encoded proteins:
- the LOC131067151 gene encoding probable xyloglucan endotransglucosylase/hydrolase protein 8; amino-acid sequence: MKLGLVVLSLLVLSSVTSVSCEDEDGSAKVFDENFKVMWAEDHVRTSENGHVWHLSLDQISGSGFQSKHKYRFGWFSMKLKLVPGDSAGVVTAYYMSSNNDMNRDELDFEFLGNRSGQPYALQTNIYAKGVGGREQRHILWFDPTQEFHTYSILWNSHQIVFFVDQIPVRVHRHTKATTHVFPREQGMYMFSSIWNADDWATRGGLEKTNWAAAPFVSSYKKFHALGCKWEDSFPACIATSNEKWWDEPVAWSLNEKHKEDYRWVKSKFMVYDYCSDKSRFSTQPVECSIPPWE